The Silvanigrella paludirubra genome includes a window with the following:
- a CDS encoding 3-hydroxyacyl-CoA dehydrogenase/enoyl-CoA hydratase family protein: MANENRFLVRKVAVLGSGVMGSQIAAHLANANVEVILFDLTSKEGHPNSIVQKSLAFLQKLEPTPFSVKSKVNYITAANYDNDINLLEQCDLIIEAISERMDWKKDLYSKVSSKIASHAIFATNTSGLSIQSLSEVLPSHLRKNFCGIHFFNPPRYMTLVEIIPQKETDAKTLDQLEAFLTTTLGKGVIRAKDTPNFIANRIGVFSMLATMYHTDKFHLGFDTVDALTGTSIGRAKSATYRTLDVVGIDTLAHVIKTMGDTLPNDPWHSIFKVPNWIQTLISKGAVGQKAGAGVYKKNGKEIHVLDLELQNYRLSKQEVDPSVEAILKIKDPSEKFKQLIKSDNPQAQFLWSIFRDLFHYCSVQLQDISENARDLDLAIRWGYGWSMGPFETWQAAGWKLITEAINNDIASGKSITNTPLPTWVTDQNRVAVHFAEGSYSPTKKINEERRKLPVYLRQHYPEKVLGEKHSYGETIFENDGVRLWNIDPDIAVLSFKSKMHAIGSDVLDGVIESVKVAEKNFKGLVLWQTESPFSAGANLAQVTQALQTNNFTILETMVKRFQEASMALKHSLIPTVAAVQGLALGGGCEFVMHCSKAVAALETYMGLVEVGVGLLPAGGGCKEFALRASREAKGGNIFPFLQRYFENIAMAKVSRSAEDAKELGYLRPSDTIIFNPNELLYVATAEAKGMYESGYRPPLKSRDIIVTGKGGIATFKAALVNMLAGGFISEHDFEIGKKVATILGGGEIEQGNMVTDEWLLELEYRFFMELLKTNKTQQRIEFMLKNGKPLRN; encoded by the coding sequence ATGGCAAATGAAAATCGTTTTTTAGTTCGAAAAGTAGCCGTTTTAGGTTCTGGTGTAATGGGCTCACAAATTGCAGCACATTTAGCAAATGCAAATGTTGAAGTTATTTTATTTGATCTTACCTCTAAAGAAGGACATCCAAATAGTATTGTTCAAAAATCTTTAGCGTTTTTACAAAAATTAGAACCAACTCCATTTTCTGTAAAATCAAAAGTAAATTATATCACTGCAGCAAATTATGATAATGATATAAATCTTCTTGAACAATGTGATTTAATTATTGAAGCAATTAGCGAAAGAATGGATTGGAAAAAAGATCTTTATTCAAAAGTTTCTTCTAAAATTGCATCACATGCTATATTTGCAACAAATACATCTGGATTATCTATTCAATCTTTATCTGAGGTTTTACCATCTCATTTAAGAAAGAATTTTTGCGGAATTCATTTTTTTAATCCTCCCAGATACATGACTCTTGTTGAAATCATACCTCAAAAAGAAACAGACGCTAAAACTCTTGACCAATTAGAAGCTTTTTTAACAACGACACTTGGTAAAGGCGTTATTCGTGCCAAGGATACCCCAAATTTTATTGCAAATAGAATTGGGGTTTTTTCCATGTTAGCAACAATGTACCATACCGATAAATTTCATTTAGGTTTTGATACCGTTGATGCATTAACAGGTACATCAATTGGTAGAGCAAAAAGCGCAACATATAGAACATTAGATGTAGTTGGCATTGATACTCTTGCTCACGTTATTAAAACAATGGGGGATACACTCCCAAATGATCCTTGGCACTCCATTTTTAAAGTACCAAATTGGATTCAAACTTTAATATCTAAAGGTGCTGTAGGACAAAAAGCGGGGGCAGGGGTTTACAAAAAAAATGGTAAGGAAATTCATGTTCTTGATCTTGAATTACAAAACTATCGCTTAAGTAAACAAGAAGTTGATCCCTCTGTTGAAGCTATTTTAAAAATAAAAGATCCTTCTGAAAAATTTAAACAATTAATTAAATCAGATAATCCGCAGGCTCAATTTTTATGGTCTATTTTCAGAGATTTATTTCATTACTGTTCTGTTCAATTACAAGATATATCTGAAAATGCACGAGATCTCGATTTAGCTATTCGTTGGGGATACGGCTGGTCCATGGGGCCATTTGAAACTTGGCAAGCTGCGGGCTGGAAATTAATTACAGAAGCTATAAATAATGATATCGCCTCAGGTAAATCTATAACAAATACACCACTTCCAACTTGGGTAACAGATCAAAATCGTGTTGCTGTCCATTTTGCTGAAGGAAGCTATTCGCCAACTAAAAAAATAAATGAAGAAAGAAGAAAACTTCCAGTTTACTTAAGACAACATTATCCTGAAAAAGTTTTAGGGGAAAAACACTCGTATGGTGAAACCATTTTTGAAAATGATGGTGTTCGACTCTGGAATATTGATCCTGATATTGCAGTTCTTTCTTTTAAAAGTAAAATGCATGCTATTGGTTCCGATGTTTTAGATGGCGTAATTGAATCTGTTAAAGTAGCAGAAAAAAACTTTAAAGGTTTGGTGCTCTGGCAAACAGAATCTCCGTTTAGTGCAGGGGCAAATCTTGCTCAAGTAACTCAAGCGTTACAAACAAATAACTTCACCATTCTTGAAACAATGGTAAAACGTTTTCAAGAAGCATCCATGGCATTAAAACATTCATTAATCCCTACCGTCGCTGCCGTTCAAGGTCTTGCTCTTGGAGGGGGATGTGAATTTGTTATGCATTGCTCCAAAGCAGTAGCAGCACTTGAAACATATATGGGACTTGTAGAAGTGGGAGTAGGACTTCTTCCAGCAGGTGGAGGCTGTAAAGAGTTTGCCTTACGAGCAAGCCGTGAAGCAAAAGGAGGAAATATTTTCCCATTTTTGCAAAGATATTTTGAAAATATAGCAATGGCAAAAGTATCAAGAAGTGCTGAAGATGCAAAAGAGCTTGGTTATTTAAGACCATCAGACACCATTATTTTTAATCCTAATGAGTTACTTTATGTTGCTACTGCAGAAGCAAAAGGAATGTATGAATCTGGTTATCGTCCACCTCTAAAATCTAGAGATATCATAGTCACTGGAAAAGGTGGAATTGCGACCTTTAAAGCAGCTCTTGTAAATATGTTAGCAGGCGGTTTTATCTCTGAGCATGATTTTGAAATTGGAAAAAAAGTAGCAACCATTTTAGGTGGTGGAGAAATCGAACAAGGTAACATGGTAACTGACGAATGGTTACTTGAATTAGAATACCGTTTCTTTATGGAACTATTAAAAACAAATAAGACACAGCAACGAATAGAATTCATGCTAAAAAATGGCAAACCACTAAGAAATTAA
- a CDS encoding NAD(P)/FAD-dependent oxidoreductase codes for MEEWDFVVIGGGAAGFFGAIACAEAYQEAKVLILEATARVLTKVKISGGGRCNVTHHQYEPKQLVTYYPRGQKELVGPFHRFQPKDTVSWFKEHGVELKVEDDGRMFPITNDSQTIVDCLLNTARESGVLLRKNKLVENIVKVTDGYELIVKSEERIFAKNILLATGSMPYGVSLAEKLSHKLISPVPSLFTFQIKDPLLDDLPGISFPQVKIILKIEGVSKDFIQEGPCLITHWGLSGPAILKLSAFAARELYQSKYKASIIVNWQGNLKSDNALQILEKCKKNSPKKKIINENPFQCVKRFWDSLLKVSGIDENQIYADVTKKQLIDLANKVTQTKLDVSGKGVFKDEFVTAGGVTRDEIDFRNMESKIHPGLYFAGETIDIDGITGGFNFQNAWTGGWLAGNDIAKKLKLSIS; via the coding sequence ATGGAAGAATGGGATTTTGTCGTTATAGGAGGGGGAGCTGCTGGATTTTTTGGAGCTATTGCCTGCGCAGAAGCTTATCAGGAGGCTAAAGTTCTTATATTAGAAGCAACAGCTCGCGTTCTTACAAAAGTAAAAATATCGGGTGGGGGGCGTTGTAACGTTACGCATCATCAATATGAGCCGAAACAACTTGTTACTTATTACCCTCGTGGCCAAAAAGAACTTGTCGGACCATTCCATCGTTTTCAACCTAAGGACACAGTTTCCTGGTTTAAAGAACATGGTGTTGAGTTAAAAGTTGAAGATGATGGAAGAATGTTTCCCATAACAAATGACTCTCAAACAATAGTGGACTGTTTACTGAACACGGCAAGAGAGTCGGGTGTTTTGCTTAGAAAAAACAAATTGGTTGAAAATATTGTTAAAGTAACAGATGGTTATGAATTAATCGTAAAATCTGAGGAACGAATTTTTGCTAAAAATATATTATTAGCAACAGGAAGTATGCCTTATGGAGTTTCTTTGGCTGAAAAACTAAGCCATAAACTAATTTCACCTGTTCCTTCTTTATTTACATTTCAAATAAAAGATCCATTATTAGATGATTTACCTGGTATTTCTTTTCCTCAGGTAAAAATAATTTTAAAAATAGAAGGTGTTTCAAAAGATTTTATTCAGGAAGGTCCTTGTTTAATTACCCATTGGGGGTTAAGTGGCCCTGCAATATTAAAGCTTTCTGCTTTTGCTGCAAGAGAATTATACCAATCAAAATACAAAGCAAGTATTATTGTAAATTGGCAAGGTAATTTAAAATCTGATAATGCTTTACAAATACTTGAAAAATGTAAAAAAAATTCACCAAAGAAAAAAATAATAAATGAAAATCCATTTCAATGCGTAAAAAGATTTTGGGACTCCTTATTAAAAGTTTCAGGAATAGATGAAAACCAAATTTATGCAGATGTAACAAAAAAGCAATTAATAGATTTGGCTAATAAAGTAACACAAACAAAACTAGATGTATCTGGAAAAGGTGTTTTTAAAGATGAGTTTGTAACTGCTGGTGGAGTTACAAGAGATGAAATAGATTTTAGAAATATGGAAAGTAAAATTCATCCAGGCCTTTATTTTGCTGGTGAAACTATTGATATAGATGGCATAACGGGTGGCTTTAATTTTCAAAATGCTTGGACTGGAGGCTGGTTAGCTGGAAATGATATAGCCAAAAAACTAAAATTGAGTATTTCGTAA
- the secG gene encoding preprotein translocase subunit SecG: protein MISTLLTTLLIIDALVLIVLIIALQQGNEGGLGGAFGGGNTSGFFGATGGVKLIVRATWICGLLFFVLAISSSWLRTHNKYELKNQLEKSLSTPSAAAPLDTAPSATLPQQSLPLSSSGPALPNPEPKAPTIPNPEPKVPTAPKP from the coding sequence ATGATTTCAACTCTTCTGACAACTCTTTTAATCATAGATGCCTTAGTTTTGATAGTCCTAATTATTGCGCTTCAGCAAGGTAACGAGGGTGGACTAGGCGGAGCCTTTGGTGGAGGTAACACATCAGGCTTTTTTGGTGCAACTGGTGGTGTCAAACTTATTGTTAGAGCCACTTGGATTTGTGGGCTTTTATTTTTTGTTTTAGCAATTTCTTCATCTTGGCTAAGAACTCATAATAAGTATGAGTTAAAAAACCAACTTGAAAAAAGTTTATCAACGCCAAGTGCTGCGGCTCCTTTAGATACTGCGCCTTCGGCAACATTACCACAACAATCTTTACCGTTGTCATCTTCTGGCCCTGCTTTACCTAACCCAGAGCCTAAAGCCCCAACTATTCCAAATCCGGAACCCAAAGTTCCTACGGCTCCTAAGCCATAA
- a CDS encoding CZB domain-containing protein, which yields MNFDDAVKAHTAWKVKLFNYLKNPDKSLDHNIVCKDNVCDLGKWIYKVENKFSTNKNYLKLKSIHADFHKEAANIVQRIDNGEKINETDITGNNSKFNTLSNEIVSLLMQMQHLLI from the coding sequence ATGAACTTTGATGATGCCGTAAAAGCCCATACCGCATGGAAAGTGAAATTGTTTAATTATCTAAAAAATCCAGACAAATCTCTTGATCACAACATTGTTTGCAAAGACAATGTTTGTGATTTAGGTAAATGGATTTATAAAGTTGAAAATAAATTTTCAACCAACAAAAACTATCTCAAGCTAAAGTCAATTCATGCAGATTTTCATAAAGAAGCAGCTAATATTGTGCAGAGAATTGATAATGGCGAAAAAATAAATGAGACAGACATCACAGGAAATAATTCCAAGTTTAATACTTTATCAAATGAAATTGTTTCTTTACTAATGCAAATGCAGCATTTACTGATCTAA
- a CDS encoding type II toxin-antitoxin system PemK/MazF family toxin: MKQWEIWKIDLSQLTDPATLTQTSEEKSEINYCIIVTGQSYLDTYHAPTVLPIMLHCLGSYSAIAIEGSKQTGLFCESYITCDQILTVQRNIFIKKVGLVPENLRSKIQNKLFAYFKE, from the coding sequence ATGAAACAATGGGAAATTTGGAAAATAGATTTAAGTCAACTCACCGATCCTGCAACATTAACTCAAACATCTGAAGAAAAAAGTGAAATTAATTACTGCATTATTGTAACTGGACAAAGCTATTTAGATACTTATCACGCACCTACTGTATTACCTATAATGCTTCATTGTTTAGGAAGCTATTCTGCTATTGCAATTGAAGGAAGTAAACAAACTGGTCTTTTTTGTGAATCCTACATTACTTGCGATCAAATATTAACTGTTCAAAGAAATATTTTTATCAAAAAAGTTGGTTTAGTTCCTGAAAACTTAAGATCTAAAATTCAAAATAAATTATTTGCATACTTCAAAGAATAA
- a CDS encoding MFS transporter: MASFKIKSTSSIFLTVLGSGLGNVVEWYSFLAYAYLTPVLSKLFFPDVSEKKSIIYVFLIFAIGFLARPFGAIFFGYLGDKVGRRKTLIISQLLMAIPSLIICFIPTHEQIGFSAAIILSILRFVQGFSIAGEYTTSLCYISEMSPKKRRGLYTSTVPSSTAIGILISSFITLGIIHYFEKNNTLYTYGWRVSFFIGFVLNTLVIFIRLMLKESSVYTNQKKELGKISFKKFLSLLAKKEVIKLITVVVLLVVAYAYFYQLIYIWNPTFLESYLKKSNDFSLAVNGFSMIVFSIFILIGGFISDYIGRKKVIIYSSIFMILVFGPLFYLLANMNEVMFIYLYMFILSISFGLYVGASSSLFAEIFDTKIRATALSLAYNIPYAIVGGLTPALLSTVLFQGNYLFIILITMLIMLVAFITSIYLKETYKKNL, encoded by the coding sequence ATGGCTAGCTTTAAAATAAAGTCTACTTCAAGTATCTTTTTAACCGTTTTAGGTAGTGGTTTGGGGAATGTTGTTGAGTGGTATAGTTTCTTAGCTTATGCCTATCTAACTCCTGTTTTATCAAAACTTTTTTTTCCAGATGTTAGTGAAAAGAAAAGTATAATTTATGTTTTTTTAATTTTTGCTATTGGATTTTTAGCTCGACCATTTGGAGCTATTTTTTTTGGTTATTTAGGTGATAAAGTTGGAAGAAGAAAAACATTAATTATTTCACAATTATTAATGGCTATTCCAAGTTTAATTATTTGTTTTATTCCAACCCATGAACAAATTGGTTTTAGTGCAGCAATTATTTTATCTATATTAAGATTTGTACAAGGTTTTTCTATTGCAGGTGAATATACAACCTCGCTTTGTTACATTTCTGAAATGAGTCCTAAAAAAAGGAGGGGCTTATATACAAGTACAGTACCTTCTAGTACAGCAATTGGGATTTTAATAAGCTCATTTATCACTCTTGGTATAATTCATTATTTTGAAAAGAATAACACTTTGTATACTTATGGATGGAGAGTTAGTTTTTTTATCGGATTTGTTTTAAATACATTAGTTATTTTTATTAGACTCATGCTTAAAGAAAGCTCTGTTTATACAAATCAAAAAAAAGAATTGGGGAAAATATCTTTCAAAAAATTTCTTTCTCTTTTAGCGAAAAAAGAAGTTATTAAGTTAATTACTGTTGTCGTTTTACTAGTTGTGGCTTATGCATACTTTTATCAATTAATTTATATTTGGAATCCTACATTTTTAGAGTCATATTTAAAAAAATCGAATGATTTTTCTCTTGCTGTTAACGGTTTTTCAATGATAGTATTTTCTATTTTTATATTAATTGGAGGTTTTATTTCTGATTATATAGGAAGGAAAAAAGTAATAATCTATTCGTCTATTTTTATGATACTTGTATTTGGGCCTTTGTTTTATTTATTGGCAAATATGAATGAAGTTATGTTTATTTATCTATATATGTTCATTTTATCTATTTCTTTTGGGCTATATGTTGGAGCATCTAGTTCTTTATTTGCAGAAATTTTTGACACTAAAATTAGAGCGACAGCCTTATCTCTTGCTTATAACATACCCTATGCAATAGTAGGAGGTTTGACTCCAGCACTGTTATCTACAGTTTTATTTCAAGGAAATTATTTATTTATAATATTAATCACAATGTTAATAATGCTAGTTGCTTTTATAACATCAATTTATCTTAAAGAAACTTACAAAAAAAATCTTTAG
- a CDS encoding SGNH/GDSL hydrolase family protein, with product MHIKKFINFKNIFFLCFFMKYSFAAIAANYYMACYYYDTNRGESSHNPSLMKASTLIPGAITNYFWAIDLNNSSYVQLNGKIVDGFYYAEDLNYETAKEQCQKAITQGTFFWKSNKSYKLYDIKASRSNYDGFEYPIRFKKDDSTKGNIKQIVLFGDSLSDSGNLKRWTKVMPFYPFWYGRFSDGFIWNDYLKKLAHLPILNFSFGGAKTEGNNNFYIKDFMDYIISFGRNIVTGSSRDYINNYVNNYLTNDSYINKSYYISNPEETLFILWIGANDYISTFEQTMYSEDFFKYPDSINGSRTVSKRAVDNIISQIKTLSDRGGRHFLVLNLPDFGKTPLTLEMKFDKNLDDKTDKQEFSINISNVISFYNQYLKRELDNMENNPYQNLNISLLDVNKNFNSLLDGKDIFTNQDFNYGFTKLDSIYPIPGETKKFIQDYCYKGSYLTASKNSIKGDKSAYQSAYNNSCKAKDGTVDRFAIFWNSPHPTSYTHCWISYMVIHKLEEENFIPKTDYNMENIREYCQKQINI from the coding sequence ATGCATATAAAAAAATTTATCAATTTTAAAAATATTTTTTTCCTATGCTTTTTTATGAAATATTCCTTTGCCGCCATAGCAGCAAACTATTATATGGCTTGCTATTACTACGATACAAATCGTGGTGAAAGTTCTCATAATCCGTCGCTTATGAAAGCAAGTACTTTAATTCCTGGAGCAATAACAAATTATTTTTGGGCAATCGACTTAAATAATTCAAGCTATGTTCAATTAAATGGAAAAATTGTAGATGGCTTTTATTATGCCGAAGATTTAAATTATGAGACAGCTAAAGAACAATGCCAAAAAGCAATAACACAAGGTACATTTTTTTGGAAATCAAACAAAAGTTATAAACTATACGACATTAAAGCATCCCGCTCAAATTATGATGGATTTGAGTATCCAATTCGTTTTAAAAAAGATGACTCAACTAAAGGAAATATCAAACAAATTGTTTTGTTTGGAGATAGTCTTTCTGATTCTGGCAATTTAAAAAGATGGACAAAAGTAATGCCATTTTATCCATTTTGGTATGGGAGATTTTCAGATGGATTCATTTGGAATGACTATTTAAAAAAATTAGCACATTTACCAATATTAAATTTTTCATTTGGTGGCGCAAAAACAGAAGGTAACAATAATTTCTATATTAAAGACTTCATGGATTATATAATTTCATTTGGAAGAAATATAGTAACAGGAAGTTCTAGAGATTATATTAATAATTATGTTAATAATTATTTAACAAATGATTCTTATATTAATAAATCTTATTATATCTCTAATCCAGAAGAAACATTATTTATTTTGTGGATTGGTGCAAATGATTATATTTCAACTTTTGAACAAACAATGTATTCTGAAGATTTTTTCAAATATCCTGATTCCATTAATGGTTCAAGAACAGTTTCTAAAAGAGCTGTAGATAATATTATTTCGCAAATAAAAACTTTAAGTGATAGAGGGGGAAGACATTTTTTAGTTTTAAATCTTCCTGATTTTGGAAAAACACCATTAACTTTAGAAATGAAGTTTGACAAAAATCTTGATGACAAAACAGATAAACAAGAATTTTCTATCAATATTTCCAATGTAATTAGTTTTTATAACCAATATTTAAAGAGAGAATTAGATAATATGGAAAATAATCCATATCAAAATTTAAATATTTCTCTTTTAGATGTTAATAAAAACTTTAATTCACTTCTTGATGGAAAAGATATATTTACAAATCAAGATTTTAATTATGGATTTACAAAACTAGATTCAATTTATCCTATTCCAGGAGAAACTAAAAAGTTTATCCAAGATTATTGTTATAAAGGCAGTTATTTAACCGCATCTAAAAACTCAATTAAGGGGGATAAATCTGCTTATCAATCTGCTTATAATAACTCTTGTAAAGCTAAGGATGGAACAGTAGACAGATTTGCTATTTTTTGGAATTCTCCACACCCAACAAGTTATACTCATTGCTGGATTTCTTACATGGTTATTCATAAATTGGAAGAGGAAAATTTTATTCCAAAAACAGACTACAATATGGAAAACATTAGAGAGTATTGTCAGAAACAAATTAATATTTAA
- a CDS encoding substrate-binding periplasmic protein: MVLKFYSFKTKSLLFISSFILMNSLNAKELTFCHEDNESFPWIMKNNSGLNMFEIQGIEKKIPELKVKLTAAPWKRCLEELKENKFDGVFAGSYKADRLENGAYPGIPLGSKEGKPDDSKRTHTSEYALYIKKGANIHWDGSKITGAKKVGAQSGFSIVDLLNKQKEMKNIETVEDSAKTSVALINNVSKGNLDAAAMLVFQADNTIKSNKEFSNVIKLDPPLEKKSYFLILSHKLVKEDPELAKKIWKSLEEVRESNEYKAKIKEVLK, from the coding sequence ATGGTACTAAAATTTTATTCATTCAAAACGAAGTCTCTTTTATTTATCTCTAGTTTTATATTAATGAACTCATTAAATGCAAAAGAATTGACATTTTGCCATGAAGATAATGAATCATTCCCATGGATTATGAAAAATAATTCAGGACTGAATATGTTTGAAATTCAAGGAATTGAAAAAAAAATACCAGAGCTAAAGGTTAAATTAACGGCAGCTCCCTGGAAACGTTGTTTAGAAGAACTAAAAGAAAACAAATTTGATGGTGTATTTGCTGGAAGCTACAAAGCAGATCGTCTTGAAAATGGAGCTTATCCAGGTATCCCACTAGGCTCAAAAGAAGGAAAACCAGATGACTCTAAAAGAACTCATACATCTGAATATGCGCTTTATATTAAAAAAGGAGCAAATATTCATTGGGATGGAAGTAAGATAACAGGAGCTAAAAAAGTAGGAGCACAAAGCGGTTTTTCTATAGTTGATTTATTAAATAAACAAAAAGAAATGAAAAATATTGAAACTGTGGAAGACTCTGCTAAGACCTCGGTAGCTCTTATAAATAATGTATCTAAAGGCAACTTAGATGCAGCTGCTATGCTTGTTTTTCAAGCAGATAACACAATAAAATCAAATAAAGAATTTTCAAATGTAATTAAGTTAGATCCTCCACTTGAAAAAAAATCATATTTTTTAATTTTATCTCATAAATTAGTAAAAGAAGACCCTGAACTAGCAAAAAAAATTTGGAAAAGTCTTGAAGAAGTAAGAGAATCAAATGAGTATAAAGCAAAAATAAAAGAAGTTTTAAAATAA
- a CDS encoding acetyl-CoA C-acyltransferase produces the protein MSKQIQDAYICAAIRTPVGKAPRGVYKVTRPDDLLTHCLKGLLIQAPEIDPNEIGDVIVGCAMPEAEQGMNVARISLLLAGYPNSVPGMTINRFCSSGIQAVAMAADRIKLGEADLMVAAGTESMSLIPMMGHKVVMNPAFFNDQNIGIAYGMGMTAEKVADKWKVTREAQDLFALESHRRATEAIKNGEFKNEIIPYTITDASPGRIGEIITSNKVIIHDEGPRADSTIEALAKLKPVFAARGSVTAGNSSQMSDGAAAILLASEKAIKKYNLVPLARFVSFSVAGVPPEIMGIGPKEAIPKVLKQAGIKQNNIDWFELNEAFAAQSLAVIHDLGLDPSKVNPLGGAIALGHPLGATGAIRTATIVHGMKRHNLKYGIVTMCIGTGMGAAGLIEMV, from the coding sequence ATGTCAAAACAAATTCAAGATGCTTACATTTGTGCCGCAATAAGAACTCCTGTAGGTAAAGCTCCTCGAGGAGTATATAAAGTAACAAGACCTGATGATCTTCTTACTCACTGCTTAAAAGGCTTATTAATTCAAGCACCCGAAATCGATCCAAACGAAATTGGAGATGTTATTGTTGGCTGCGCCATGCCTGAAGCTGAACAAGGAATGAACGTCGCTCGTATATCACTTTTATTAGCAGGGTACCCAAATTCAGTTCCCGGTATGACGATCAATCGTTTTTGTTCATCTGGGATTCAAGCAGTAGCCATGGCTGCAGATAGAATTAAATTGGGAGAAGCCGATTTAATGGTTGCCGCAGGAACAGAAAGCATGAGTCTTATTCCAATGATGGGCCATAAAGTCGTGATGAATCCTGCTTTTTTCAATGATCAAAACATTGGGATTGCTTATGGAATGGGAATGACAGCTGAAAAGGTTGCTGATAAATGGAAAGTAACAAGAGAAGCACAAGATTTATTTGCTTTAGAAAGTCACAGAAGAGCTACAGAAGCAATTAAAAATGGTGAATTTAAAAATGAAATTATTCCATACACAATTACGGATGCTTCTCCTGGAAGAATTGGGGAAATCATTACAAGTAACAAAGTAATTATCCATGATGAAGGCCCAAGAGCAGACTCAACAATTGAGGCATTAGCAAAATTAAAACCTGTTTTTGCAGCACGAGGAAGTGTTACCGCAGGAAATAGTTCACAAATGAGTGATGGTGCTGCAGCTATTCTTTTAGCAAGTGAAAAAGCAATCAAAAAATATAATCTTGTTCCCTTAGCAAGATTTGTGAGTTTTTCTGTTGCAGGAGTTCCTCCAGAAATTATGGGAATTGGTCCAAAAGAAGCTATTCCAAAAGTTTTAAAACAAGCGGGAATAAAACAAAATAATATTGATTGGTTTGAATTAAATGAAGCATTTGCAGCACAAAGCTTAGCCGTTATTCATGATTTAGGATTAGATCCTTCAAAAGTAAATCCTTTAGGCGGAGCAATTGCTTTAGGACATCCCCTTGGTGCAACAGGTGCAATCCGAACTGCAACAATCGTTCATGGTATGAAAAGACATAATCTCAAATATGGAATTGTAACGATGTGTATTGGAACAGGTATGGGTGCTGCTGGTTTAATAGAAATGGTTTAA